The nucleotide window tattttatatttattatttttttttttaatttttttgtttcttgttgtaaaaaggaaatacattatattattttatataacgcgaacaaatatatattttataaaaaatataatgtcGTGTCATACTTcaaagaaaatattttatttataaaaatgacttaataatatgtaaagactatacatataaaaaaaataatatgatataacaaaatttatattatacgaaaaaaaaaaaataaatatatatatatataaatataattatatatatatataatatgtattttagaaaaatataacatatatataatatatatatatatatatatttatttatttatttatttattcatatatatttattttttccttttctgTGATGGATTGCAGTTctgtttttaaaaatgatcGATACTTTTGAAATAACAAAATTGTGTTTTTCTGAACACATGAGCAGTCACCTAATTAAAATGGGatcttataatattttatgtgACGTACCTTTAGATAAGAATGAAATATTAGAAATTCGTGAGACCATACCAAAGGAGATTAATAAAACCAATGTTATTTtggataataataataataatgatgaatatTCGTCTTATAATTCTGACAATAGACATAAGGATGGATACATAAATATCAGTAATTTAGAAGATTCTCCATgtttatcaaaaaaattattattaaacaTAAGTTATATTCCTATGAAgattcatattatattaatttcttGTGTAGAAGGTTTTATGGGTTTACcaatattatgtaaatatttagATTTTAGAGATACGCACATAATATGTACAAAACCTGTATTTACCTTTTCCATGTGTGCTGTGGAATGTTTACAAAAACAAGAGAATTATATACCTGAATGGGATGATGAAAAGATcaacataaaaaatatggataCCTCCCAAATAAAGAATGAAGATTATTTTCATACAAAATGgaattttaaaaattccTTACATCTATTATcttataaagaaaatgttTCATTTAAACAGCATgatgaaatattaaatatcACTCTATGTAGTAGTGGCCACTCATTAGGGAGttcaaatttttttatatcaacagattatttgaatatatttattataaataaaagttcttataatattaaaagacATACTTCTTCTTTTGATTCAAGTATgttaaataaatgtaatttCGTTATATTCacttcatttttattatccaAACAGTTACAATATTATGTAGACCAAACAGGTCCTCATTATAATAGCACAAGCTGTTCTCAACAAAATAAGGTGAATATTAATCATAATGAAActaatagtaataataacaaaacatgtgataataataataataacaaaacatgtgataatagtaataataacaaaacatgtgataatagtaataataacaaaacatgtgataatagtaataataacaatccatgtgataataataataataacaatcTTATTTATAGCAACGATGAGGCCGCGTTTTCTCCCAAATCATCCAACACAACACAGGCACATAATATGAAACGATTAATAGTACAGAAAATACAATTACATATAGAAAAATCATACAAAGATAGCTTAAACAAAATATGCTCACTTGTattaaaaacaataaaaaataaaggatGCGTATTAATACCCGTTGATTTAcattatctatattttataGAGCTAATTGAATTAATTGGAGTTATTATAAGTAAACATCTACCAAAAGAACAGCAAGTGTTGATTTTTAGTGTTCTGTCAAACATTCAAGATGTCATACATCAATTAAATTTATGTGCTGAATGGGTCGAAGAATCacgtaaaaaaaaatgtagtAAAATATTGAACCCTCAAGGTCCATTTTCTATAGATATTAtgattaaaaataatagatTGATTATaggaaataatattaatgatataaCTAAACAATTTAGATATCCATGTGTTTGTTTTATACATGACTCTTCATTACGATTTTCTGAATCATCATTGTTATTAGAAAAATGGGCcaatgaacaaaataatacattaaTATTAGTAGACCCTTTTTATGATCCTATAAAAGTACTATATccttttaaaatatatgaaaaaaaaataaatgtcCATTATTGTCCCCTTTCATGGGATCTTAATGaatttcatataaaagatataattaTGAGTAATACGAAAAATGTAAATGTTACAAAGGATACATCTGgtaagaatataaataataatataaataataatataaataataatataaataataatataaataataatataagtaataatataaataataatataaataataatataagtaataataaaagtaataataaaagtaatagtattaataataatgatacaCATGTGTGTGTTTATATCATGCCCGAAACATGCAAGCATATTTTTACCGATATATACGAAATGTCAAAAAACGAACTACCATTAACATATCAAAATGTTACAATTGAAAAAcacaataaaaattataataatcataataacCACATAGACACAGATCAAGACACATTTCGcaatattttattcatacaaccctttgaaaaaaaacaaatagCATTCGATAAATTTGAAAATTTCAACCAAAAAATGATACCTGTACGTTTTTCTCCAGGAGAAACCAAAAAATTAGAAAGGATTCTCAAAAAAGTAGACGATTTTTTCTGTGCCAATATTAAAGCTCAATATACCTGCTCATTCATCGGGGACTATATAGATGAAGATCATATAGAAGAATTTAAAGTAGATGAACTAGAGGGgcaaaataaatatgaaataataaacgATGAACAACATGATACTTCAAATGAACaacaaattaaattaatGGTGGGTTCTATAAATGTAGATGTACTTATAAGTAATTTATTACATTCtggatataataaaaatgacaTCCTGGTCGAGTATCAACAAAACCAAGAAAAAGACACTGACACAAATAATAACGTTATATGGTCCATTACAATCAACTCTATTAAATCCAAAATTATTTGTCACgataaatatgatattgAAGTCtgtacaaataatatagaatTTAGAGAGAAAGTTAAGAAGATACTTTACAAATTAGTAAACCATATAATAGAATGATAAAATGATGTATCTATGtatgtttattttgtttttttttatataaacataaaatgaataaatgaataaataaatgaataaataaataaataaataaataaatgaataaataaatatatatatatatatatgtatatgattaacttgtttttttatttgaattcaagaaaaaaaaaaaaaaattttatatatttatatataattattgacatatatataatattaacttatttatttatttatttatttttatttttatttttatttttattttattttattttattttatttttttatttttatttttatttttttttctttaaaattttCTCTTCCAATTTCTTTTGTCCGCATGAAAATTTCCCCATATCTGACCATGTAAACGCACACGCTTCAAATATCCAGGAGGGTGTTTTTCCATTTTGTCTTTTCGTTGtttaaaatatagataataatcTGGTGATATTTTTTGCACATCATTTATAGTACCATTTATCTTCAATAAATTATCTTGTGTTAAGGTAGctaaatattttgttttaaaatatcCATTTTCATCAAAGGATTTCtgtgttatatttttattattataatattgtgtaaataaatgatcagatttaatttttaacAAACTTGTATCTTTATCtatttctatatttatatttggTGCTACATATCCAGCTATATttctttcatattttatattatcttctATTAATTTGGTTACATTTGTTAAACAAATAGTTCCAATTTCTTGTATTATATACctttgatatatttttgcattaataaaaatattttttagtttatctaaatattcttcttttattcCTGGCATTATTTCATTCCCATTAATCAAAACTATTTGTATAGAGCAAgcttttttattaataaacTCGTTctttgttatattatttatatctgaattttcaaaaaaattaacaaaatcacgaattaaataattattacataCAATAGTAGTAATGGGTTTTTTTTTGgcattatatatttcttcaaATAAACTATTAGCAtctataaaattataatcattttgATTAAAATCGTTTTTAAGgattatattatgaacTGAAAAATTGTgactttttcttttcttcatatGTTTTGTAAACcatttcatataattattagaattaaaaatttcctttttctttatttctGGAAACATAATAGTTCCCCCTCCATACAACACACTAAACAGAACTTCaaaatattgtatattattagttggtatacaaaaaaaaacattatcatttttattaaagtTTAGTAATTTGTGCAAATTTTTTGATTGTTCATATAGAGaagataaataaaattggATACTTCTATCACATTCGTTTTGTTTTGATAATTGGAAATGTATGCATggattatttttttctaattcctttatatatatatcttttaataatatattattattattattattattattattattattactattattgttatcattttgtatattatcTATTGATTTGTATTTTTCATCATGAGTATTTGTTTTCTCATCCATCATTGTAATTTCTTTCTTCTCTTCATATAAATACTTATTTCCAAAATTAATTCTCCCTTCTTTTAAATGGTCTAAATATTGTTCATGTGTTAACATATCAGGTTTGTCATatacaattaaaaaagGTATTTGTAAATTAAAGGATATTTCCTCtatataatgtttataaaatggatgacttaatattaaatcaatattattttctgatatataaaaagcatacttttcttttatttgtttaCACTTTTTTATAGGACTAGGAATACAAATGtaatcataattatttgttaacacacaaaattttataagaaCCTGAGAATAACATGGTGGAAATAAACAACcgatttttttttttcttattctatttgttctttttgttattatgttctttttttcttcgTCTAAATTCtctttatcattattatatatatcatcatttaatttaaaataatcatttatataatataatagtTTCTTGTTTATCATATGAActtcattaaaaaattcaGCACAAGAAACATATACATTATTTGTGTATATGTTGAACGAGTTATTAACCGACATTTTAAATGTGCtaaaattatttctttttatcaTAAAGCGACATcttgaaaatatatatccttGCATTTTTCTCCTTCCCcataaaacaaaaatatacataaatatataaatatataaatatatataaatatatatatatgtgtgtgtgtatttacttttttatgttttgttaaattattattactttataacttaattaaaataaaaattctGAATTGTTCAGGTAaaatttcatattttcaaattatattccccattttaattataaagtattatacataatttattcaaaaaaaaaaaaaaaaaaaaaaatcttaAAGTATGAGATTACAACTTAgaaatatttcttatatatataaatggaACTTAAGACATTTGATATGGATTAAAGTTATATGTAAATAGATTCtcatatacatatatatatatatatatatattaatttatttattttatactACTCAGATGAGAACAAATTATCAAGCAATATTCTTATGGAggtataaaataatacatttaattATATGCCTCTTcgtatttttaaaatgttatcattttaattttatattataacacttttatagataaatcacattattaaaaggtaaaaataaaatcaaGCTTCTACGAATAATACGATTcatttaagaaaaaagacTTATAAATGGTCAAACgaatataacatatatatatatatatatatattagtggaataatataattataaatgtataatacataatttatataatttatgtaATTTATACAATTTCATTGCTTTACTTTTATTTGTCCTAATAatacacaaaaaaataaaatataaatatataatgttatgatcatatttattcgaatatatttttgttttatacaacaaaaaatatatattgttcaaaatatttttcgaagtttcatatattaaaaaaaataatatatatatatatatatatataattatactATGCTgagataatataaaaaaaaaaaaaaaaaaaaatctttttccttttaaaggcattactattatatttctatacatacatattataaatatatatataatataattatatatatgcatatattaatatatgtatggtaaatttattaaagtgtcctttcaaataataaattaatgtatggatatttttttcgaaagtacaaataaaaatatttacttttattattatgttatattagCATAGTGAAAATCtgaataatttataattatctaTGGGGTTATAACTTATATCAtttcttaatattttttttgaatcTTTTAAAGATGCTTTTGTATATtagtatataaatatcgacaatatataaattattaattcaacagaatatattatataataattatttattaacttttttattatttaatttgagtttttttttttttttttttttttttattttaaggttaaattatgtaataataatttttataaatttaaacacaaaaataaaaataaataaaaatatatatacatatatatctatatatatatatatatatatatatgtatgcatatatattctttttgAATACcttaattttaaaattgtaaaatattacttataatatatatatatatatatatatatatatatatatacatcGATTGATTTActtattcatttatttatattacttaTGGGTAGAAAGAAGAGGAAGTTAAATATCGATTTAAAACCCTTTTGTTACTACTGTGATAGAGAATTTGATGATGAGAAAATTCTTATACAACACCAGAAAGCGAAACATTTTAAATGTTTACATTGTAATAGAAAATTAGATATGGCAAATGGTTTAGTTGTTCATATGATGCAGGTACATAAAACTAATTTAAAGAGTGTTCCGAATGCCTTACCTAAAAGAAATGACCCAGAACTTGTAATAAGAGGTATGAATGGTGTACCTACAGATATTATTGaagaaaatttaattaaattaaaacaaaaattaggtgataaaaatattaaaagacAACAGAGAGTTAATTGGGCACAAGTTACTATGGCACCTACTATGGAAcaatttttaaaacaaGCACAAATGGGgaatttttcttttcctgGTTTTAATTCACCTGTTTTACctacaaataataatatattaacaaatacattagatataaataataagagTACATTACCGAATATAcctttatatatacctaATACTACtagtaatattaataatattaataatttactTCAACAACCAATAGgtaataatatcatatatcCACCAAAAAATTCAACCCTTCTTAATATGCCCATACCTcctataaataaaaataatataaataatcaCGTTGTTACAAACCCCAATACATTCACCCCTTCTAATATTCCACCAAATATAGCACATAAATATAGTgcaaatataaatttattaccaacaaatataaatcaaCATAATCCTATGTATATGCCTCCAGGATTATATCCACCACCTATCCCTCCTTTAAACCATCCCTCAATCCCTCCCACCCATATACCTTCCTCAACATACCCAACAAAAATGACACCTATACAACAAATGAGACCAAGTTCTAAATGGGACGTACTAGAACCAGCTGAAGGCGATCCCTCAACACTTAAACATAATAAGGAGGATAATACAgagaataaaaatgaagaacCCCACAAAGATTCCTTAGATGATGATGTAAAACAGAATGAACAAAAAGATAACgaagaaaaaaatcataCACAAAATTgtgaataaaaaaaaaaaaatcaaaaagaaaacaaaatCAATATATTCATAACTTTATACgattcaaatatatttttaaatatatatttgaacACATTCTAcagttatatatattttataatatatacatatatatatatatatatatattatgttataaattaatttataaacactgaattattttattatacataaatatttttatttttattttattttttttggtactttttaattttttttttttttttttttttttttttatatatacaacNNNNNNNNNNNNNNNNNNNNNNNNNNNNNNNNNNNNNNNNNNNNNNNNNNNNNNNNNNNNNNNNNNNNNNNNNNNNNNNNNNNNNNNNNNNNNNNNNNNNATCCCTTGTAGTactacattttttttactcTTCCTTTTTGTattcttcatatataattaccATCATTTTGTGAAAGATCAAAAATGCCATTATTTGATTCAATTAAGttctttcttttattttttttttttttttttatatctgGTGTCACTATTTCTATAACGTTTGGGTTTCCTTCGAATTggtttttataattttgtgTAATCATAAgttcattttcttttttttcttgttttcTTTCATTATCATATGAATGTTGCATGTACGTATaatcaatattattatttatattatcttttgTATTTTCTAAAAATGATACGTTATCACTTTTCTTTTGAGAAATCATACTTTTATGATCATATTCCTTATCATATGTATCAGAGATTGTATCgattaaaataatatcattatctaaacaacaaattatatcatcatatttttttctattatttaataaat belongs to Plasmodium reichenowi strain SY57 chromosome 10, whole genome shotgun sequence and includes:
- a CDS encoding small subunit rRNA synthesis-associated protein, putative, producing MIDTFEITKLCFSEHMSSHLIKMGSYNILCDVPLDKNEILEIRETIPKEINKTNVILDNNNNNDEYSSYNSDNRHKDGYINISNLEDSPCLSKKLLLNISYIPMKIHIILISCVEGFMGLPILCKYLDFRDTHIICTKPVFTFSMCAVECLQKQENYIPEWDDEKINIKNMDTSQIKNEDYFHTKWNFKNSLHLLSYKENVSFKQHDEILNITLCSSGHSLGSSNFFISTDYLNIFIINKSSYNIKRHTSSFDSSMLNKCNFVIFTSFLLSKQLQYYVDQTGPHYNSTSCSQQNKVNINHNETNSNNNKTCDNNNNNKTCDNSNNNKTCDNSNNNKTCDNSNNNNPCDNNNNNNLIYSNDEAAFSPKSSNTTQAHNMKRLIVQKIQLHIEKSYKDSLNKICSLVLKTIKNKGCVLIPVDLHYLYFIELIELIGVIISKHLPKEQQVLIFSVLSNIQDVIHQLNLCAEWVEESRKKKCSKILNPQGPFSIDIMIKNNRLIIGNNINDITKQFRYPCVCFIHDSSLRFSESSLLLEKWANEQNNTLILVDPFYDPIKVLYPFKIYEKKINVHYCPLSWDLNEFHIKDIIMSNTKNVNVTKDTSGKNINNNINNNINNNINNNINNNISNNINNNINNNISNNKSNNKSNSINNNDTHVCVYIMPETCKHIFTDIYEMSKNELPLTYQNVTIEKHNKNYNNHNNHIDTDQDTFRNILFIQPFEKKQIAFDKFENFNQKMIPVRFSPGETKKLERILKKVDDFFCANIKAQYTCSFIGDYIDEDHIEEFKVDELEGQNKYEIINDEQHDTSNEQQIKLMVGSINVDVLISNLLHSGYNKNDILVEYQQNQEKDTDTNNNVIWSITINSIKSKIICHDKYDIEVCTNNIEFREKVKKILYKLVNHIIE
- a CDS encoding hypothetical protein (conserved Plasmodium protein, unknown function), translated to MIKRNNFSTFKMSVNNSFNIYTNNVYVSCAEFFNEVHMINKKLLYYINDYFKLNDDIYNNDKENLDEEKKNIITKRTNRIRKKKIGCLFPPCYSQVLIKFCVLTNNYDYICIPSPIKKCKQIKEKYAFYISENNIDLILSHPFYKHYIEEISFNLQIPFLIVYDKPDMLTHEQYLDHLKEGRINFGNKYLYEEKKEITMMDEKTNTHDEKYKSIDNIQNDNNNSNNNNNNNNNNNILLKDIYIKELEKNNPCIHFQLSKQNECDRSIQFYLSSLYEQSKNLHKLLNFNKNDNVFFCIPTNNIQYFEVLFSVLYGGGTIMFPEIKKKEIFNSNNYMKWFTKHMKKRKSHNFSVHNIILKNDFNQNDYNFIDANSLFEEIYNAKKKPITTIVCNNYLIRDFVNFFENSDINNITKNEFINKKACSIQIVLINGNEIMPGIKEEYLDKLKNIFINAKIYQRYIIQEIGTICLTNVTKLIEDNIKYERNIAGYVAPNINIEIDKDTSLLKIKSDHLFTQYYNNKNITQKSFDENGYFKTKYLATLTQDNLLKINGTINDVQKISPDYYLYFKQRKDKMEKHPPGYLKRVRLHGQIWGNFHADKRNWKRKF
- a CDS encoding zinc finger protein, putative; translated protein: MGRKKRKLNIDLKPFCYYCDREFDDEKILIQHQKAKHFKCLHCNRKLDMANGLVVHMMQVHKTNLKSVPNALPKRNDPELVIRGMNGVPTDIIEENLIKLKQKLGDKNIKRQQRVNWAQVTMAPTMEQFLKQAQMGNFSFPGFNSPVLPTNNNILTNTLDINNKSTLPNIPLYIPNTTSNINNINNLLQQPIGNNIIYPPKNSTLLNMPIPPINKNNINNHVVTNPNTFTPSNIPPNIAHKYSANINLLPTNINQHNPMYMPPGLYPPPIPPLNHPSIPPTHIPSSTYPTKMTPIQQMRPSSKWDVLEPAEGDPSTLKHNKEDNTENKNEEPHKDSLDDDVKQNEQKDNEEKNHTQNCE